A part of Paraburkholderia largidicola genomic DNA contains:
- the bamA gene encoding outer membrane protein assembly factor BamA, whose amino-acid sequence MKQRASTICLASAITVCAASLTPSTAHAGDSVIVADIRLDGLKRIEAGTLLANLPIKRGDVFTDDKASQAVRAIYDTGLFSDVNVSLEGDVVVVHVVERPAIAEIDFSGIHEFEKDNLTKALRAVGLSRGRPFDKALIDKAEQELKRQYLTRGYYAAQVETTTTPVDGGRVSVLFSVIEGPNAKIRQINFIGNRVFSESTLRDEMELSTPNWFSWYTKNDLYSKEKLGADLDRLRSYYLNRGYLEFRIDSTQVSLTPDKKEMYLTLNLHEGEPYTITGIRLAGNLLDREAELKPLLGIKPGETFSEDRLKATTKAIVDRLGEYGYAFAAVNAVPQIDQDKHTVDLTLQVDPGRRVYVRQVNVEGNTRTRDEVIRREMRQLESAWFDSNRLSLSKERVNRLGYFTDVDVTTVPVAGSNDQVDVDVKVTEKPTGAITLGAGFSSSDKVVLSAGVTQDNVFGSGTSLGVNVNTAKTYRTLSVTQTDPYFTVDGIKRISDVYYRTSYPLYYSNDESFRIVSLGADLKFGIPFSEVDTVYFGLGIEQDRFNTDSSTPQAYLDYVSEFGRVVNNVPLTAAWSRDARDSALVPSRGYMLQVNGEVGTPAGETEYYKTDVQSQYYYSFARGFILGMNLQAGYGNGFAGKAYPIFKNYYAGGIGSVRGYESSSLGPRDSSTGDSIGGSKMVVANVEMTFPLPGSGWDRTLRVFTFVDAGNVWGNEGNSTGANGLRYSYGAGLEWISPIGPLKLSVGFPIVRHADDKYQVFQFQIGTSF is encoded by the coding sequence ATGAAACAAAGAGCATCAACTATCTGTCTCGCCAGTGCGATCACAGTGTGCGCCGCGTCACTGACGCCATCGACGGCCCATGCCGGCGACTCCGTGATCGTCGCGGACATCCGGCTCGACGGCTTGAAGCGCATTGAAGCGGGAACGCTGCTCGCCAACCTGCCCATCAAACGCGGCGATGTCTTCACGGACGACAAGGCCTCGCAAGCCGTGCGCGCGATCTACGACACGGGTCTCTTCAGCGACGTCAACGTGTCGCTCGAAGGCGATGTCGTGGTGGTTCACGTCGTCGAGCGGCCTGCGATTGCGGAGATCGATTTCTCCGGCATTCATGAGTTCGAGAAGGACAATCTGACGAAGGCGCTGCGCGCCGTCGGTCTGTCGCGTGGCCGCCCTTTCGACAAGGCACTCATCGACAAGGCCGAACAGGAACTGAAGCGCCAATACCTCACACGCGGCTACTACGCCGCGCAAGTGGAAACCACGACGACGCCCGTCGACGGCGGACGGGTATCGGTTCTGTTCTCCGTCATCGAAGGTCCGAATGCGAAGATCCGGCAGATCAATTTCATCGGCAATCGCGTGTTTTCGGAAAGCACGCTGCGCGACGAAATGGAACTGTCGACGCCGAACTGGTTTTCCTGGTACACGAAGAACGATCTCTATTCGAAAGAGAAGCTCGGCGCCGATCTGGATCGCCTGCGTTCGTACTATCTGAATCGCGGCTATCTGGAGTTCAGGATCGATTCGACCCAGGTTTCGCTGACGCCAGACAAGAAGGAGATGTATCTGACGCTCAACCTCCATGAAGGCGAGCCCTATACGATCACAGGCATCCGGCTCGCGGGCAATCTGCTCGATCGCGAAGCGGAATTGAAACCGCTGCTCGGCATCAAGCCCGGCGAAACCTTCTCCGAAGACAGGCTCAAAGCAACGACGAAAGCGATCGTGGACCGGCTCGGCGAATACGGCTATGCGTTCGCCGCCGTCAATGCGGTGCCGCAGATCGATCAGGACAAACACACTGTCGATCTCACGTTGCAAGTCGATCCGGGACGGCGCGTGTACGTGCGCCAGGTGAATGTGGAAGGCAACACCCGCACACGTGATGAAGTGATACGACGCGAAATGCGTCAGCTCGAAAGCGCGTGGTTCGATTCGAACCGGCTTTCGCTTTCGAAGGAACGCGTGAATCGCCTTGGCTATTTCACCGACGTCGACGTGACGACCGTGCCCGTCGCGGGATCGAACGATCAGGTCGATGTCGACGTCAAGGTCACGGAAAAGCCGACGGGCGCAATCACGCTCGGCGCGGGCTTTTCTTCGTCGGACAAGGTCGTGCTGTCGGCGGGCGTCACGCAGGACAACGTGTTCGGCTCGGGCACGAGCCTCGGCGTCAATGTGAATACGGCGAAGACGTATCGCACGCTGTCGGTTACGCAGACGGACCCGTATTTCACTGTCGATGGCATCAAACGTATTTCGGATGTCTACTATCGCACCAGCTATCCGCTGTACTACAGCAACGACGAGAGCTTTCGTATCGTCTCGCTCGGCGCGGACCTGAAGTTCGGTATTCCGTTTTCGGAAGTCGATACGGTCTACTTTGGTCTTGGCATCGAGCAGGATCGCTTCAACACCGATTCATCGACGCCGCAAGCCTATCTCGACTATGTCAGCGAGTTCGGCCGCGTGGTCAACAACGTGCCGCTGACGGCCGCCTGGTCGCGCGATGCGCGCGACAGTGCGCTCGTGCCGAGCCGTGGCTATATGCTGCAGGTCAACGGCGAGGTCGGCACGCCCGCAGGCGAAACCGAGTACTACAAGACCGACGTGCAGAGCCAGTATTACTACTCGTTCGCGCGCGGCTTCATTCTGGGCATGAACCTGCAGGCGGGCTATGGCAATGGCTTCGCAGGCAAGGCGTATCCGATCTTCAAGAACTACTACGCGGGCGGTATCGGTTCGGTGCGCGGTTATGAGTCGAGTTCGCTTGGGCCGCGCGATTCGTCGACGGGCGATTCGATCGGCGGCTCGAAGATGGTGGTCGCGAACGTCGAAATGACGTTTCCGCTGCCTGGCAGTGGCTGGGACCGCACGCTGCGCGTCTTCACGTTCGTCGACGCGGGCAACGTGTGGGGCAACGAAGGCAATAGTACAGGCGCCAACGGCTTGCGATACAGCTATGGCGCGGGCCTTGAATGGATTTCGCCGATTGGGCCGCTTAAGCTGTCGGTTGGGTTTCCGATCGTCAGGCATGCGGACGACAAGTACCAGGTTTTTCAGTTTCAGATCGGTACGTCTTTCTAA
- a CDS encoding response regulator has product MTIHLLVVEPDQASRDMLRAHVQQHKIEMSVLYNTDSLERRLEVEVPSLIVMRHGLPEVDGLAALRRIRSLGYDLPVIIVSRSDDVVDKVLAFELGANDYVVDPHDPREMIARVRNALRSGPPSHVPMHIEREPIAFDDFEVDVADRVLTRGGVEVPLRSTEFALLVVLASNPMKVLSRVRILNMLRRHCSVTERGLDVVVFRLRAALKLSPTGRQYIKTLRGEGYMFAPDDALPRHGAADDRHDAHASMLDVAAPIVAEERMRFDNAARRVQ; this is encoded by the coding sequence ATGACCATCCATCTGCTCGTCGTCGAGCCTGACCAGGCAAGCCGCGACATGCTTCGGGCCCATGTGCAGCAGCACAAGATCGAGATGTCCGTCCTGTACAACACCGACTCGCTCGAACGGCGCCTGGAAGTCGAGGTTCCGTCGCTGATCGTGATGCGTCACGGCTTGCCCGAAGTGGACGGTCTGGCGGCATTGCGGCGTATCCGTTCGCTCGGCTACGACCTGCCGGTGATCATCGTCAGCCGGTCGGACGATGTCGTCGACAAGGTGCTCGCGTTCGAACTCGGCGCGAACGACTATGTCGTCGATCCGCACGATCCGCGCGAAATGATCGCACGCGTACGCAACGCATTGCGGTCAGGGCCGCCGTCGCACGTGCCGATGCATATCGAGCGCGAGCCCATCGCATTCGACGATTTCGAAGTGGACGTTGCCGACCGCGTGCTTACGCGTGGCGGCGTGGAAGTGCCGCTGCGCAGCACGGAATTTGCGCTGCTCGTGGTGCTCGCGTCGAATCCGATGAAGGTGCTGTCGCGCGTACGCATTCTCAACATGCTGCGGCGGCATTGCAGCGTGACGGAACGCGGGCTCGATGTCGTCGTGTTCAGGCTGCGTGCCGCGTTGAAGCTGTCGCCAACGGGCCGGCAATACATCAAGACCTTGCGCGGCGAAGGCTATATGTTCGCGCCCGACGACGCGCTGCCGCGCCATGGCGCAGCGGACGATCGACATGACGCGCATGCGTCGATGCTCGACGTTGCCGCGCCCATCGTGGCCGAAGAGCGCATGCGTTTCGATAATGCGGCGCGGAGAGTTCAGTAG
- a CDS encoding ATP-binding protein, with product MRIGITSKLFVAISAACILVAVTMGVAVRWSFEHGFLGYLQHQSQTHSLRLQQELEAAWAKHRSWEFIKDPAAAATAIPDAVGAGVPPPGPSGPPDMSAPHDGPPPDGAPGGIGGDPGPPPGDAGAPLDMRDMQSPGPQANRHPPFRVYDTDMRSVLQKGPPPPPDAPRLPLTVDGKVIGWLVVAGPEVMFHSADRQFQAQQVRATWIIAGFAALLAAAVAVVLARLLLAPVRRLVLATHRLASGDYSIRVPDAGSDELHDLAADFNRLAISLGNAERSRRNLIADISHELRTPLAVLRGELEAIEDGVRKPDRATLASLQAEVALLSQLIDDLYELSLADIGELSFEKVRLDVAPIVEAAADSFKDRLADKKIALETDIDAESVIMLGDPYRLTQLMKNLLENALRYTDSGGKVRVAVAKHEHEIRIDVQDTHPAVPEPLLPHLFDRLFRVDASRSRQSGGAGLGLALCKHIVGQHGGTIDALRSPLGGLWIAVRFATLETKDD from the coding sequence ATGAGAATCGGCATTACGTCGAAGCTCTTCGTCGCGATTTCGGCGGCGTGCATACTCGTGGCCGTCACCATGGGCGTCGCCGTGCGCTGGAGCTTCGAGCATGGCTTCCTCGGCTATCTGCAACACCAGTCGCAAACGCATTCCTTGCGCCTGCAGCAGGAACTCGAAGCCGCGTGGGCGAAGCATCGAAGCTGGGAGTTCATCAAGGACCCGGCGGCGGCAGCGACAGCGATTCCCGACGCAGTCGGCGCAGGCGTGCCGCCGCCGGGTCCGTCCGGGCCGCCCGACATGAGCGCGCCGCACGACGGCCCGCCGCCTGACGGCGCGCCGGGTGGTATCGGCGGGGACCCGGGCCCGCCGCCCGGCGACGCGGGCGCTCCGCTCGACATGCGCGATATGCAAAGCCCGGGGCCACAGGCCAACCGCCACCCGCCGTTCCGCGTCTACGACACGGACATGCGCAGCGTGCTGCAAAAAGGACCGCCACCACCGCCCGATGCGCCGCGCCTGCCGTTGACCGTCGACGGCAAGGTGATCGGCTGGCTGGTGGTCGCCGGGCCCGAAGTGATGTTCCATTCCGCCGACCGGCAGTTTCAGGCGCAACAGGTTCGCGCAACGTGGATCATCGCCGGGTTCGCCGCATTGCTGGCCGCCGCTGTTGCCGTCGTGCTCGCGCGTTTGCTGCTCGCGCCCGTGCGGCGTCTCGTGCTGGCGACGCATCGGCTCGCGAGCGGCGACTATTCGATTCGCGTGCCCGATGCGGGCAGCGACGAACTGCACGATCTCGCCGCCGACTTCAACCGGCTCGCGATCTCGCTGGGCAACGCCGAACGTTCGCGCCGCAATCTCATCGCGGATATTTCGCATGAGTTGCGCACGCCGCTTGCCGTGCTGCGCGGCGAACTCGAAGCGATCGAAGACGGCGTGCGCAAGCCCGACCGCGCGACGCTCGCGTCGCTGCAGGCGGAAGTGGCGTTGCTGAGCCAGTTGATCGACGACCTGTATGAACTGTCGCTCGCGGATATCGGCGAACTTTCTTTCGAGAAGGTGCGGCTCGATGTTGCGCCCATCGTCGAAGCCGCCGCCGACTCGTTCAAGGACCGGCTCGCCGACAAGAAGATCGCGCTGGAAACGGATATCGACGCCGAGAGCGTCATCATGCTCGGTGACCCGTATCGGCTCACACAGCTGATGAAGAACCTGCTCGAAAACGCGTTGCGCTATACCGATTCGGGCGGCAAGGTGCGCGTCGCCGTCGCGAAGCACGAGCATGAGATACGGATCGACGTGCAGGACACGCACCCCGCCGTGCCCGAACCTTTGCTGCCGCATCTGTTCGACCGGCTGTTTCGCGTCGATGCATCGCGCAGCCGCCAAAGCGGCGGCGCGGGCCTCGGGCTTGCGCTGTGCAAACATATCGTCGGCCAGCATGGCGGCACGATCGACGCATTGCGCTCGCCGCTGGGAGGACTGTGGATCGCGGTCCGGTTCGCTACGTTAGAAACCAAAGATGACTGA
- a CDS encoding response regulator — translation MTDSSLARSPASVLIVEDEPKLSALLTDYLRAENFDTQVIEDGREVIASVRAHPPSLILLDLMLPGRGGLEICRELRTFSDVPVIILTARVDEIDRLLGLELGADDYVCKPFSPREVVARVKAILRRIESLSGAARAGAEPVSGGLAIDLDRHVASLDGKDLNLTPIEIRLLALLHSTPGRIYSRDHLLRQLYDDHRVVADRTVDSHVKNLRRKLQNVRPDHDMIRSIYGVGYRLDVVPPESRDDGDPG, via the coding sequence ATGACTGACTCTTCACTTGCCCGCTCGCCTGCTTCCGTACTGATCGTCGAAGACGAGCCGAAGCTGTCGGCGCTGCTCACCGACTATCTGCGCGCCGAGAACTTCGACACTCAGGTGATCGAAGACGGCCGCGAGGTGATCGCCTCGGTGCGCGCGCATCCGCCTTCGCTGATTCTGCTCGATCTGATGCTGCCGGGACGTGGCGGGCTGGAGATATGCCGCGAATTGCGGACGTTTTCGGATGTGCCCGTGATCATCCTGACTGCGCGCGTCGACGAGATCGACCGTCTGCTCGGCCTCGAACTGGGCGCCGACGATTACGTGTGCAAGCCGTTCAGTCCGCGCGAGGTCGTGGCGCGCGTGAAGGCGATCCTGCGGCGCATCGAGTCGTTATCGGGCGCAGCGCGCGCCGGCGCGGAACCTGTTTCGGGCGGACTGGCAATCGACCTCGACAGGCATGTCGCGTCGCTCGATGGAAAAGACCTGAATCTCACGCCGATTGAAATCAGGCTGCTCGCGCTGTTGCACTCCACGCCCGGCCGAATCTATTCGCGCGACCATCTGCTGCGGCAACTGTATGACGATCATCGGGTGGTCGCCGACCGGACGGTCGACTCGCATGTGAAGAATTTGCGCCGCAAGCTGCAGAATGTGCGGCCGGATCACGACATGATCCGTTCGATTTACGGCGTGGGGTATCGGCTGGACGTCGTGCCGCCCGAGAGCCGCGACGATGGCGATCCGGGCTGA
- a CDS encoding H-NS family nucleoid-associated regulatory protein, whose product MSTSIAKLDGQARERLIAWIQNRMNEFGITFDALERSFAEDERNARAIRYQDASGHVWDGRGDLPEWLRRAVASGQNIDFFRCEG is encoded by the coding sequence ATGTCTACTTCAATCGCAAAACTCGACGGCCAGGCGCGGGAGCGCCTGATCGCGTGGATCCAGAATCGAATGAACGAATTCGGCATCACGTTCGACGCGCTGGAACGCTCGTTCGCCGAAGACGAACGGAACGCACGCGCCATCCGCTATCAGGACGCGTCAGGCCATGTCTGGGACGGCCGGGGCGATTTGCCCGAGTGGCTGCGCCGCGCAGTCGCCTCGGGCCAGAACATCGATTTCTTCCGCTGCGAAGGCTAG